From a single Ciconia boyciana chromosome 6, ASM3463844v1, whole genome shotgun sequence genomic region:
- the IGSF22 gene encoding LOW QUALITY PROTEIN: immunoglobulin superfamily member 22 (The sequence of the model RefSeq protein was modified relative to this genomic sequence to represent the inferred CDS: inserted 12 bases in 7 codons; deleted 3 bases in 3 codons; substituted 9 bases at 9 genomic stop codons), with the protein MVLEAPVSLVGMIRTLAAGKERKSVAKDENFDQDLKIQINPKVCGELCSGAAEEVVSRKSSALLESFSMVTCSFEILAGESIPEFVEKPCPLATPEGDKAIFXVEVKSKPKPNATWKRENDTDNYKCVVSNTHTGAIYTVSLIMTKELMTELKPLEVTERQTAVFEICLPKKVQNFIWKFNGKELKWDDKYEIITPDDGLAHTMKIKGVLSSDFKELXVETGDLVQNTPLFFDRVPVQFISNLKNTQVKKKRKACLECVLTSEDVTXRGCRXGRVIERSPQYIMKHEGKRAELIVNGAELSDSGDCTAIVATQDSDPNKQYSSASVTVEGSGTTEYSVGRMCSVNNHSAQSFRSHASTGISSRDVCNYEEYVCDVHALIGXPAELCVVLNNAKVEGIWLNDGKXIMHMKRIWIVKQGAIHKLIIDRMGEEREGRCTLRAKGPESGATVAIGDSLVLEESVLKLFAAHSITVKTKHTASIKVPFKAKPMPKVTWFKDGIQVAEEEKVVMEKASDXALLAIKTCVREDSGAIMLNLKNDCGSASDNPYLSFVNILKPPQGKAEILNTWGRCKMRWKAPKGNGGKQVIHFVIKKRVAGKKSWIKIGVVESNYTTFAMEKVEEGKVYXFRIHAIKSEGLIEPLETEQIFAGEPIKPLRQVCQPQVVDIRKDVTITWNFPAQDGGSPVQGYIIEKRKKGSNLRGPITKEPVQGTRFTVDGFLEDTEXEFCVIAVNHAGPGLLGMPSTSXVAKDPIKPPGLLKVVDFSNSSTSLAWQEPDQGDVLSGYIPEMXAEDTKEWTKCTKTPISSMTYTVGGLQERXKYYFXTRGVNEAGVGEAAELQEGILAMPPSVSILELHNPSMQHSFVTTSPNRETPKNARETAGSRQTCLVWNSNMQFDLTVRLKSHMVVCAGTAPCIHTSFPGSPPPPVMGKKKAYQQEGGQEPFPVLIHSTKQFVSDLSQIILKNSDGEALCNIQMQVADFPXPPTNLQLVEEVPNTVTLNHSSDVEDDXQTDYGVLKCDVSTTTWFTAAEKVYSNKYAVTGLLLGRKYFFXVIGCNDTGDTDPLDSQEQWYISKDRAECFDFKMEYPRKDCASHFIAPLKNHSMSHGINCAFISNPHPTVTLYKGNISITSKSKLWFNSTSSICLLMIPTTCSCKLIICGKGDKSLLTTVTESLQESKHKM; encoded by the exons ATGGTCTTGGAAGCTCCTGTCTCTTTAGTAGGAATGATCAGGACCTtagcagctggaaaagaaag AAAATCTGTGGCCAAGGATGAAAATTTTGATcag GAtttgaaaatccaaataaatcCAAAGGTATGCGGAGAGTTGTGCAGTGGAGCAG CCGAAGAAGTTGTTTCTAGGAAGTCTTCTGCCTTATTGGAGTCTTTTAGCATGGTGACGTGCTCCTTTGAGATACTTGCTGGAGAAAGCATTCCTGAATTTGTGGAAAAACCTTGTCCACTGGCAACACCTGA AGGAGACAAAGCAATATTCTGAGTTGAAGTTAAAAGTAAACCAAAGCCTAATGCAACATGGAAAAGAGAGA ATGATACAGATAACTACAAGTGTGTAGTGTCCAATACCCACACTGGTGCCATCTACACAGTATCCTTGATCATGACTAAAG AACTCATGACAGAACTGAAACCACTGGAAGTGACTGAAAGACAGACAGCAGTGTTTGAAATCTGCCTGCCAAAGAAAGTGCAAAACTTCATCTGGAAGTTCAATGGGAAAGAGTTGAAGTGGGATGATAAGTATGAAATCATCACACCTGATGATGGATTGGCCCACACTATGAAAATTAAGGGTGTTCTGTCCAGTGACTTTAAAGAACT TGTTGAGACTGGAGATCTAGTGCAGAACACTCCACTCTTCTTTGATC ggGTTCCAGTTCAGTTCATCAGCAATCTCAAGAACACCcaagtgaaaaagaagagaaaagcctgCCTGGAGTGTGTGCTGACTTCTGAAGATGTCACCTGAAGGGGATGTA ATGGACGAGTGATTGAGAGGTCTCCTCAATACATCATGAAGCATGAAGGGAAGAGAGCAGAGCTTATCGTTAATGGTGCTGAGCTGAGTGACTCAGGAGATTGCACAGCGATCGTA GCTACGCAAGACAGTGACCCTAACAAGCAGTACAGCAGTGCCAGTGTAACTGTGGAAG GTTCAGGAACAACTGAATATTCAGTTGGCAGGATG TGCTCGGTCAACAATCATTCTGCACAGTCTTTCCGTTCGCATGCTTCCACCGGGATTTCTTCCAGAGACGTCTGTAACTATGAAGAGTATGTGTGTGACGTTCATGCTCTAATTG GACCTGCCGAGCTCTGTGTTGTCCTGAACAACGCGAAGGTGGAAGGAATATGGCTCAATGATGGCAAATAG ATTATGCACATGAAAAGGATCTGGATAGTGAAGCAGGGAGCCATCCACAAACTCATCATTGACAGAATGGGAGAGGAGCGTGAAGGGAGGTGCACGCTCAGAGCCAAGGGGCCAGAGAGTGGAGCAACAGTTGCCATTGGAG ATTCTCTTGTTCTTGAAGAATCTGTCCTCAAGCTTTTTGCTGCACACAGCATTACTGTGAAGACTAAGCATACAGCAAGCATCAAAGTGCCTTTCAAGGCAAAGCCAATGCCTAAAGTCACATGGTTCAAAGATGGTATTCAggtggcagaggaagagaaagtggTGATGGAGAAAGCCAGTGA TGCGTTACTCGCAATCAAAACCTGTGTGAGAGAAGACAGTGGAGCCATTATGCTGAATCTGAAAAATGACTGTGGCTCAGCTTCTGACAATCCTTACCTCAGCTTTGTTA ACATACTAAAACCCCCACAGGGGAAAGCAGAGATCCTG AACACATGGGGAAGATGTAAAATGAGATGGAAAGCACCCAAAGGCAATGGAGGAAAGCAGGTGATTCACTTTGTCATCAAGAAGAGGGTGGCTGGA AAAAAATCATGGATCAAAATAGGAGTGGTGGAGAGCAACTACACCACATTTGCTATGGAGAaggtggaggaagggaaagTCTACTAATTCAGAATACATGCCATCAAGTCTGAGGGCCTCATCGAGCCCCTGGAAACAGAACAAATTTTTGCTGGAGAACCTATCA aGCCTCTGAGACAGGTGTGTCAGCCTCAAGTTGTAGATATCAGGAAAGATGTCACCATCACCTGGAACTTCCCAGCCCAGGATGGAGGCTCCCCAGTGCAAGGTTACATcatagaaaaaaggaagaaaggcagcAATCTTCGTGGCCCAATCACCAAGGAGCCAGTCCAAG GTACCAGATTCACAGTGGATGGTTTTCTGGAGGATACAGA TGAGTTCTGTGTCATAGCTGTGAACCATGCAGGCCCTGGACTTCTCGGCATGCCCTCAACCTC CGTTGCAAAGGATCCCATCA AGCCTCCAGGACTGCTGAAGGTGGTGGATTTTTCCAACTCCAGCACTTCCTTAGCCTGGCAGGAGCCAGACCAGGGAGATGTGTTGTCAGGATACATACCAGAGATGTGAGCTGAGGACACCAAGGAATGGACAAAATGCACCAAGACCCCTATCTCTAGTATGACTTACACTGTGGGAGGCTTGCAGGAGAG CAAATACTACTTCTGAACCCGAGGTGTGAATGAAGCTGGTGTGGGAGAAGCAGCGGAGTTACAGGAAGGAATTCTAGCAATGCCACCTTCAG tttccaTTTTGGAACTACACAACCCGTCCATGCAGCACAGCTTTGTTACCACATCTCCCAATAGAGAAACACCAAAAAATGCCAGAGAGACTGCAGGCTCCAGACAAACTTGTCTGGTGTGGAATAGCAACATGCA GTTTGATCTGACTGTGAGGCTGAAGAGCCACATGGTGGTTTGTGCTGGGACAGCACCATGCATTCATACATCTTTCCCT ggctccccaccaccaccagtgATGGGCAAAAAGAAGGCATATCAACAAGAGGGAGGACAAGAACCATTCCCAGTCCTTATCCATAGCACCAAGCAATTTGTTTCTGACCTGTCCCAGATTATCCTGAAGAATAGTGATGGAGAAGCCCTTTGCAACATTCAAATGCAAGTTGCAG ATTTCCCCTGACCACCCACTAATCTGCAGCTGGTTGAAGAAGTCCCAAACACTGTGACCCTAAATCACAGCTCAGATGTAGAAGACGACTAGCAGACTGATTATGGTGTCCTGAAATGTGATGTCAGTACCACCACATGGttcacagctgcagagaaggtCTACAGCAATAAGTACGCTGTCACAGGCCTGCTCCTAGGGAGGAAATACTTCTTTTGAGTCATTGGCTGCAatgacactggggacactgacCCTCTGGATTCACAGGAGCAGTGGTACATCTCCAAAGACAGAG CAGAGTGTTTTGACTTCAAGATGGAGTATCCCAGGAAGGACTGTGCTTCCCACTTCATTGCCCCACTGAAGAACCACAGCATGAGTCATGGCATCAACTGTGCTTTCATCAGCAACCCCCACCCAACAGTGACCCTGTACAAGGGCAATATTAGCATCACATCCAAGTCTAAGTTGTGGTTCAACTCAACAAGTAGCATCTGTCTGCTTATGATCCCTACAACTTGCAGCTGCAAGCTGATCATCTGTG gaaaaggTGATAAAAGTCTCCTGACCACAGTGACAGAAAGTTTGCAGGAGTCAAAACACAAGATGTAA